The nucleotide sequence tgtttgattgtatgcaaGTTAAGGATACAGTTGCATGGAACTCAATGTTGGATGCATATGTTTCGTTTGGGAGTTTGGATGTTGCAgtccaagtgtttgatgaaatgcctcagaggGATCTTTATTCGTTTAATATTATCTTGTCTGGGTATGCGGAAACAGGTGATGTGGAGTTAGCACgtaaggtgtttgatgaaatgcctgaaAGAAATGTTGTGTCTTGGAACTCTATGGTGATGGCGTGTGGGAAGCGTGGGGATGTGGGAGGAGCGCgtaaggtgtttgatgaaatgcctgaaCGGAATGTTGTTTCGTGGAATACGTTGCTTGGAGTGTATTTGAATAATGGGTTGTTTGATGAAGTTGTGGTGCTGTTTGAGATGATGAGAGTGGAGAAGAATGTGCTTCCAGATTATCTTACGATGACGACagcgttgtctgcttgtgctggATTGGGGTTGCTAGAAAAAGGCCGTGAAATTCATGTGTACGCGCTAGATTTAGGGCTTGCGTCGAGTACACATGTAATCACTTCGCTAATAGACATGTATGCCAAATGTGGATGCGTAGACAGTTTCTTGATCGTGTTTtataagtctaaagttcgagatGTTTTCTGTTGGAATGCGCTGATATCTGGGCTTGCTCTTCATGGATATGGCGTTGTTGCGCTcaaagtgtttgatgaaatgctacTAAGAACAAAGCCTGATGATATAACCTTCATAGCTTTGCTTAGTGCATGCAGCCATTCAGGGCTGATAAAAGAGGGTCAAGCCCTTTTCGAATCCATGGAGACCGACTTTGGTGTGACTCATAGGATGGAGCATTACAGCTGCATTGTAGATCTTCTGGGCCGAGCCGGGTTTCTTGAAAGTGCGTATACAGTCATTGATACGATGCCATTTAGGCCAGGAAGGTCTGTTTTGGGCGCATTGCTTAGCGCGTGTGTGAATTATAGGGATCTTGAGATTGGAGAGAAAGTAGTGAAGATACTATTAACGTTTGAGGGTTTAAACGATGGGGATTACATGATGGTGTCGAATTTGTATGCTTCATGCGACCATTGGGACGAAGCGGATCGTTGGAGAGCAATGATGAATGATTCAGGGATAGTCAAGACTGCAGGGTTGAGTTCAATAGAGATTGGTAATAGGGTACATAAATTTTTGGCTGGGAATATGCATTGAGTTGTgttttataaaatagttttaatttgtttagcAATGTTGATAAAAATTTTATGCATATGAAGCTATTAGTCAGTTTTTTAAGGAAAAATTAAAATTAAGATCTCAGATTAATAATGACCAAGACAATTCGGTCAATCTTTCCTTGATGTTGGACTTGATAGGACCAATTAGAATTGAGATTGTTCATGACAAGGTGTTAGACCCAAACTAAAAGTAGAATGGGTatgggttttgaaggggtaaagTCCCAAATCTCGCACCAGGCTTGGGCGTGAGTGACCATCACTCGGCTTGTTATCCCAATCGACAAGGAATTTGCTTCAGTTCGTGCGGGCACGCGCGGACCCG is from Helianthus annuus cultivar XRQ/B chromosome 9, HanXRQr2.0-SUNRISE, whole genome shotgun sequence and encodes:
- the LOC110876252 gene encoding pentatricopeptide repeat-containing protein At3g29230, yielding MAHHLLQSSVPPPNQIDLKTWNKIIKRQVVQGNTKGAFHSYQQMQQSHIPDNFTYPVLLKAVSNHSYRHIALTLHAQIAKTPFHNHMLVQTSLLNMYSSLKQIHEARKVFDCMQVKDTVAWNSMLDAYVSFGSLDVAVQVFDEMPQRDLYSFNIILSGYAETGDVELARKVFDEMPERNVVSWNSMVMACGKRGDVGGARKVFDEMPERNVVSWNTLLGVYLNNGLFDEVVVLFEMMRVEKNVLPDYLTMTTALSACAGLGLLEKGREIHVYALDLGLASSTHVITSLIDMYAKCGCVDSFLIVFYKSKVRDVFCWNALISGLALHGYGVVALKVFDEMLLRTKPDDITFIALLSACSHSGLIKEGQALFESMETDFGVTHRMEHYSCIVDLLGRAGFLESAYTVIDTMPFRPGRSVLGALLSACVNYRDLEIGEKVVKILLTFEGLNDGDYMMVSNLYASCDHWDEADRWRAMMNDSGIVKTAGLSSIEIGNRVHKFLAGNMH